The Quercus robur chromosome 7, dhQueRobu3.1, whole genome shotgun sequence genome has a segment encoding these proteins:
- the LOC126691844 gene encoding auxin response factor 18-like, producing the protein MITFMDSKEKLKEVDKCLDPQLWHACAGGMVQMPSVSAKVFYFPQGHAEHACGAVDFRSCPGGLPPYVLCRVSAIKFMADPDTDEVFAKLRLVPVSGNDQEFDDNGIIGGGMNGSEPQEKPASFAKTLTQSDANNGGGFSVPRYCAETIFPRLDYSADPPVQTILAKDVHGVTWKFRHIYRGTPRRHLLTTGWSTFVNHKKLVAGDSIVFLRAENGDLCVGIRRAKRGIGGGPESASGWNPAGGNCAVPYGGFSAFLRDDESKLMRNGGNGSSIGIGNGNGNGNGGVMGKGKVRAESVIEAATLAANGQPFEVVYYPRASTPEFCVKAAMVKAAFQIRWCSGMRFKMAFETEDSSRISWFMGTISSAQVADPIRWPDSPWRLLQVTWDEPDLLQNVKRVSPWLVELVANMPTMHLPFSPPRKKLRMPQHPEFPLDGQLQMPTFSGNLLGPNNPFSCLPHDNTPAGMQGARHAHYGLSLSDLHLNKLQSSLFPAGFPPLDHAATPPRAQKISMFQKPSMSENASNVSCLLTMAHSTQTSKKRDDVKTPQFVLFGQPILTEQQISLSCSGDTVSPVRTGNSSSDGNADKLTNFSDGSGSVLHQQGIPERLSCEGFQWYKYNRQENDHNLDTGHCKVFMESEDVGRSLDLSLLGSYEELHRKLADMFGIENSEALSHVLYRDVTGAVKHIGDEPFSDFMKTARRLTILMDSSSDNVRK; encoded by the exons ATGATCACATTTATGGATTCGAAAGAGAAGTTGAAGGAAGTGGATAAATGCTTAGATCCTCAGCTATGGCACGCCTGTGCTGGCGGCATGGTTCAAATGCCTAGCGTGAGCGCCAAGGTTTTTTACTTCCCACAAGGCCACGCCGAGCACGCTTGCGGCGCCGTCGATTTCCGCAGCTGCCCCGGCGGGCTTCCTCCTTACGTGCTGTGCAGAGTTTCGGCTATCAAGTTCATGGCTGATCCTGACACCGACGAGGTCTTCGCGAAGCTTAGACTCGTTCCGGTGAGTGGCAATGATCAGGAGTTTGATGATAATGGAATTATTGGAGGAGGAATGAACGGTTCGGAGCCGCAGGAGAAACCGGCTTCGTTTGCGAAGACTTTGACGCAATCGGATGCAAACAACGGTGGGGGGTTCTCTGTTCCGAGGTACTGTGCGGAGACGATTTTTCCGAGGCTGGATTACTCGGCTGATCCGCCCGTGCAAACCATTTTGGCTAAGGATGTTCATGGGGTTACCTGGAAGTTTAGGCATATTTATAGAGGGACGCCTCGGCGGCATTTGTTGACTACCGGGTGGAGTACTTTTGTGAACCATAAGAAGCTCGTGGCGGGGGATTCAATCGTGTTTTTGAGGGCGGAGAATGGGGATCTTTGCGTGGGGATTCGGAGGGCGAAGAGGGGAATTGGGGGTGGGCCGGAGTCGGCTTCTGGGTGGAATCCGGCGGGTGGGAATTGTGCTGTGCCGTATGGGGGGTTTTCGGCTTTTTTGAGAGATGATGAGAGCAAATTAATGAGAAATGGGGGTAATGGGAGCTCAATTGGGATTGGGAATGGGAATGGGAATGGAAATGGTGGTGTGATGGGGAAAGGGAAAGTGAGGGCTGAATCGGTTATTGAAGCAGCAACACTTGCTGCTAATGGGCAGCCATTTGAGGTTGTTTACTATCCTCGTGCCAGCACGCCGGAGTTTTGCGTGAAGGCTGCGATGGTTAAAGCAGCATTTCAGATCCGGTGGTGTTCGGGAATGAGGTTCAAGATGGCTTTTGAAACCGAGGATTCATCACGGATTAGTTGGTTCATGGGAACCATTTCTTCTGCTCAGGTTGCTGATCCCATCCGCTGGCCTGATTCACCTTGGAGGCTTCTACAG GTTACATGGGATGAACCAGATTTACTTCAAAATGTGAAACGCGTAAGTCCATGGCTGGTGGAATTGGTAGCAAACATGCCCACGATGCATTTGCCCTTCTCACCACCACGGAAGAAGTTGAGAATGCCACAACACCCAGAGTTCCCCCTCGATGGTCAACTTCAAATGCCGACATTTTCCGGCAACCTCCTTGGGCCCAACAACCCCTTTAGTTGTCTACCTCATGACAACACTCCTGCTGGCATGCAGGGAGCCAGGCATGCTCATTATGGTCTATCTTTATCAGATCTCCACCTCAATAAACTGCAGTCAAGTCTTTTTCCGGCTGGTTTCCCGCCACTTGATCATGCTGCCACACCCCCTAGGgcccaaaaaatttcaatgtttCAAAAGCCTAGCATGAGTGAGAATGCTTCTAATGTTTCTTGCTTGCTAACTATGGCACATTCTACACAGACATCAAAGAAACGTGATGATGTCAAGACACCGCAGTTTGTACTTTTTGGTCAACCGATACTTACAGAGCAGCAGATCTCTTTGAGCTGTTCTGGCGACACAGTCTCACCAGTTCGTACTGGAAATAGTTCATCAGATGGGAATGCTGATAAATTGACAAATTTTTCCGATGGTTCTGGATCTGTACTTCATCAACAAGGCATACCCGAGCGCTTATCCTGTGAAGGCTTCCAATGGTATAAGTATAATCGCCAAGAAAACGACCACAATTTGGACACTGGTCACTGTAAAGTCTTCATGGAATCGGAGGATGTAGGTCGAAGTCTTGATCTTTCATTGCTTGGGTCTTATGAAGAATTGCATAGAAAACTAGCTGACATGTTTGGCATAGAGAATTCTGAGGCACTGAGCCATGTGCTCTACCGGGATGTTACAGGTGCAGTCAAGCACATTGGTGATGAACCATTCAG TGACTTCATGAAAACAGCAAGGAGGTTGACAATTCTAATGGATTCAAGCAGCGACAATGTAAGAAAGTAG
- the LOC126691845 gene encoding BTB/POZ domain-containing protein At5g03250 translates to MASSMGLGSISEAFHREGQTWYCTSGLPTDVIIEVEEMSFHIHKFPLISRSGLLERLNEEVSSEDESECVLQLHDVPGGAKVFELIAKFSYGVKIEFTALNVVSLRCAAEYLKMTEDYGEGNLISQTEGFLNEVFGDWKDSIKVLESCAEVQEYAEDLHIVSRCVDSLAMKTCADPSLFNWPISGSNNSQNPTGTVLWNGISSETRPQPLGEDWWFEEVSFLSFPLYKRLILAVELKGMKPETIAASLIYYARRHLPLMNRQSSFNDANHANPETSISIPEADQRVLLEEIVVLFPTIKGVTSTKFLLGLLRTAMILHASQSCIENLETRVGTQLDQAVLVDLLIPSMGYSVETLYDIDCVQRILDHFMSFYQAPASSSPNIIEGGQLVSGADSLTPITMVASLVDGYLAEVAPDVNLKLPKFQALAAVIPEYARPLEDGLYHAMDIYLKAHPWLTDFEREQLCRLMNCQKLSLEASTHAAQNERLPLRVIVQVLFFEQLRLRTSISGWFFVDNLENSQNPSGSLGLPKNDASIRDRVVGVDDRLSKLERECSSIKRELHKLKKPKRGWFNLHRLGFGRTPPCSSKNQSPVV, encoded by the exons ATGGCATCATCCATGGGGCTGGGTTCTATATCCGAAGCATTTCATCGCGAAGGCCAAACTTG GTACTGCACTAGTGGGCTTCCAACAGATGTTATCATTGAAGTTGAAGAGATGTCTTTTCATATCCACAAG TTTCCATTGATTTCGAGGAGTGGACTGTTGGAGAGGCTTAATGAAGAGGTGTCCAGTGAGGATGAATCAGAGTGTGTTTTGCAACTTCATGATGTGCCTGGTGGAGCTAAAGTATTTGAGCTTATAGCCAAATTTTCCTATGGTGTTAAAATAGAGTTCACTGCTTTGAATGTAGTCAGCCTTAGGTGTGCGGCAGAGTACCTTAAAATGACTGAAGATTATGGAGAAGGAAACCTCATCTCACAAACAGAGggttttttaaatgaagttttTGGTGATTGGAAAGATTCCATAAAAGTTCTTGAGAGTTGTGCAGAAGTACAAGAATATGCAGAAGATCTCCACATTGTTTCAAGATGTGTAGACTCCTTGGCCATGAAAACTTGTGCAGACCCAAGCTTATTCAATTGGCCTATATCTGGAAGCAATAACTCTCAGAACCCAACGGGTACTGTCTTATGGAATGGTATATCTTCTGAAACTAGGCCACAACCTCTTGGTGAGGATTGGTGGTTTGAGGAAGTCTCATTTCTTAGCTTTCCCCTGTATAAACGGCTGATTTTAGCTGTTGAATTAAAAGGCATGAAGCCTGAGACTATTGCTGCATCCCTAATATACTATGCTAGGAGGCACCTCCCCTTGATGAATAGGCAATCAAGCTTCAATGATGCAAATCATGCAAATCCTGAGACATCTATTTCTATTCCTGAGGCAGATCAAAGGGTCCTACTTGAAGAGATTGTGGTGTTATTTCCTACTATCAAGGGAGTCACATCCACCAAGTTTCTGCTTGGGCTGCTCCGTACTGCTATGATCTTACATGCAAGTCAATCATGCATAGAAAATTTGGAGACAAGGGTGGGAACCCAGTTGGACCAAGCTGTTCTTGTAGATCTTCTCATACCAAGTATGGGTTACTCAGTGGAAACCCTTTACGATATAGACTGTGTTCAGAGGATTCTTGATCATTTCATGTCATTTTATCAGGCACCTGCATCTTCATCTCCAAACATAATTGAAGGGGGCCAATTGGTGAGTGGAGCTGATTCTCTGACACCTATAACTATGGTGGCTAGTCTGGTGGATGGATATCTTGCTGAGGTGGCACCAGATGTCAATTTGAAGCTGCCAAAGTTTCAGGCACTGGCTGCTGTTATCCCTGAATATGCCAGGCCGCTCGAGGATGGTCTTTATCATGCAATGGATATATACCTAAAG GCACATCCTTGGCTAACAGATTTTGAGAGGGAGCAGCTCTGTAGACTTATGAACTGCCAGAAGCTCTCATTGGAAGCCAGCACCCATGCAGCCCAGAATGAGAGGCTACCTCTTCGAGTAATTGTGCAAGTCCTCTTCTTTGAACAGCTTCGACTCCGTACATCAATTTCAGGCTGGTTCTTTGTTGACAATCTTGAGAACTCTCAAAATCCCAGTGGAAGCCTTGGGCTTCCAAAAAATGATGCATCCATTCGAGACCGAGTTGTGGGTGTTGATGACCGTCTTTCAAAGCTTGAAAGGGAGTGTTCAAGCATAAAAAGGGAACTTCATAAATTGAAGAAGCCGAAGAGAGGTTGGTTCAATCTTCACAGGCTTGGTTTCGGGAGAACACCACCTTGCAGTTCAAAGAATCAAAGCCCTGTGGTATGA